A region of Micromonospora sp. WMMD882 DNA encodes the following proteins:
- a CDS encoding FAD-dependent oxidoreductase, whose protein sequence is MPNYRHEVYWQTTEAAEPQDALTGDVDCDVAVVGAGFTGMWTAYGLKKARPDLDIHLLDAGLAGGAASGTADGFVTPTLGKDLDQLIRVYGEPAAAKASAIVGRSILEIGRFCRREKVDAEYEANDYLMVARNDGQLARLEHDRRLALRLGSDTKIMDADEARAYVDSPEIQGAVRVGGALVNPFKLARGLVRTLRGMGVTIHERSPASRVDPAGPGGGPHTVVTAAGRVRAPQVVLATSASQYTFPEFRRTVLPMWSYALISEPLTEEQLGRVRWPGREGIVEAKTFLHCGRFTADNRLMWAGGRAYYYPRSPFDQGHHDNAAIYRELTASFGEFFPAWRDDVRFEFAYGGVIDITRDMMPHFGTLRPGLHYGYGYCGNGIAATHTGGRILRDLVLGESTDYSTLALVDAKRPAFPPEPISFAGFQVLSRVYEWKDKRP, encoded by the coding sequence GTGCCGAACTACCGACACGAGGTCTACTGGCAGACCACCGAGGCCGCCGAGCCGCAGGACGCGCTGACCGGTGACGTCGACTGCGACGTCGCCGTCGTCGGCGCCGGGTTCACCGGCATGTGGACGGCGTACGGCTTGAAGAAGGCCCGGCCGGACCTCGACATCCACCTGCTCGACGCGGGCCTCGCCGGGGGCGCCGCCTCGGGCACCGCCGACGGTTTCGTCACCCCCACCCTCGGCAAGGACCTGGACCAGCTCATCCGGGTGTACGGCGAGCCGGCCGCGGCGAAGGCCTCGGCGATCGTCGGCCGGTCCATCCTGGAGATCGGCCGGTTCTGCCGCCGGGAGAAGGTCGACGCCGAGTACGAGGCGAACGACTACCTGATGGTGGCCCGCAACGACGGGCAGCTCGCCCGGCTGGAGCACGACCGCAGGCTGGCTCTCCGACTGGGCAGCGACACCAAGATCATGGACGCCGACGAGGCCCGCGCCTACGTCGACTCCCCCGAGATCCAGGGGGCGGTCCGGGTGGGCGGCGCGCTGGTCAACCCGTTCAAGCTGGCCCGTGGCCTGGTCCGGACGTTGCGCGGGATGGGCGTGACCATCCACGAGCGCAGCCCGGCGTCCCGGGTCGACCCGGCCGGTCCGGGCGGCGGGCCGCACACGGTGGTCACCGCCGCCGGCCGGGTCCGCGCCCCGCAGGTGGTCCTGGCCACCAGCGCGTCCCAGTACACGTTCCCGGAGTTCCGGCGCACCGTGCTGCCGATGTGGAGCTACGCGCTGATCAGCGAGCCGCTCACCGAGGAGCAGCTCGGCCGGGTGCGCTGGCCCGGCCGGGAGGGCATCGTCGAGGCGAAGACCTTCCTGCACTGTGGCCGGTTCACCGCCGACAACCGGCTGATGTGGGCCGGCGGGCGGGCGTACTACTACCCGCGCAGCCCGTTCGACCAGGGGCACCACGACAACGCCGCGATCTACCGGGAGCTGACCGCGTCGTTCGGCGAGTTCTTCCCGGCCTGGCGGGACGACGTACGGTTCGAGTTCGCCTACGGCGGGGTCATCGACATCACCCGGGACATGATGCCGCACTTCGGCACGCTGCGCCCCGGCCTGCACTACGGGTACGGCTACTGCGGCAACGGCATCGCCGCCACCCACACCGGCGGGCGGATCCTGCGGGACCTGGTCCTCGGCGAGTCCACCGACTACTCGACGCTGGCCCTGGTCGACGCGAAGCGTCCGGCCTTCCCGCCGGAGCCGATCAGCTTCGCCGGCTTCCAGGTGCTGTCCCGGGTGTACGAGTGGAAGGACAAGCGGCCGTGA